A part of Methanothermobacter sp. genomic DNA contains:
- a CDS encoding DUF192 domain-containing protein translates to MMEKEVFNKTRGVTLGAVRFADTFFSRFRGLMLRRNVDTGLVLEIPGGRGRYGSGIHMFFMLVPLDVLFVDENMKVVDMAELKPWQVYNPVQPARYVIELKKGKIEETGTQIGDVLEFKDI, encoded by the coding sequence TTACTCTTGGTGCTGTGAGGTTTGCAGATACATTCTTTTCACGTTTCAGGGGTTTGATGCTCAGGAGGAACGTTGATACGGGACTTGTACTTGAAATACCCGGGGGACGTGGAAGATACGGTTCAGGGATACACATGTTTTTCATGCTGGTCCCGCTTGACGTTCTATTCGTTGATGAGAATATGAAGGTGGTGGATATGGCTGAACTCAAACCATGGCAGGTCTACAATCCAGTGCAACCTGCAAGGTATGTTATAGAACTTAAAAAGGGAAAAATTGAGGAAACCGGGACCCAAATCGGTGATGTACTGGAATTTAAGGATATCTGA
- a CDS encoding HEAT repeat domain-containing protein, with protein MEGKRIDFLLEELKNPDWVVREDAVELLAEVADPRAVEPLIEALDDEDYHVREAAALALATFDDKRAVGPLREHLSDEKPGVRYACALALGILGDEDSVEDLEGLLEDESPMVRRVAEVAISEIKNRGGS; from the coding sequence ATGGAGGGTAAGAGAATAGATTTTCTCCTTGAGGAACTCAAGAACCCTGACTGGGTTGTGCGTGAGGACGCTGTTGAACTCCTTGCAGAGGTTGCAGATCCCCGGGCTGTGGAACCACTCATAGAGGCACTGGATGACGAGGACTACCATGTCCGGGAGGCGGCCGCACTCGCCCTTGCAACCTTTGATGATAAGAGGGCTGTCGGACCCCTCAGGGAACATCTTTCAGATGAGAAACCCGGTGTGAGGTACGCGTGTGCACTGGCCCTTGGAATACTCGGTGATGAGGATTCAGTCGAGGACCTTGAGGGCCTCCTTGAGGATGAGAGCCCAATGGTTCGGAGGGTTGCGGAGGTTGCAATCTCCGAGATAAAAAATAGGGGGGGATCCTAG
- a CDS encoding dihydromethanopterin reductase (acceptor) — MRIAWAFTGAGHLLLESVEALEEIVSGGHEVTILLSGAAEEVLRMYGLFERVRKLSGGYYRELVLESDEGYSFPITGRLSMGRYDLLVVSPVTSNTVAKIVHGIADTLVTNAVAQAGKGGVPVYCVPVDLEEGDVETVLPSKLELEICRRCEQCLAAAACPGDAIVPGFEIRLLKCRGCGLCQSSCPYGAVSGGRIITIHMREVDIRNTERLSSMEGITVFDGPGEILKTL, encoded by the coding sequence ATGAGAATTGCCTGGGCATTCACAGGGGCCGGGCACCTCCTCCTTGAGAGTGTGGAGGCACTGGAGGAGATTGTTTCAGGGGGCCACGAGGTAACCATACTCCTATCAGGTGCCGCAGAGGAGGTTCTGAGGATGTACGGCCTCTTTGAGAGGGTCAGGAAACTTTCTGGCGGATACTACAGGGAACTTGTCCTTGAAAGTGACGAGGGCTACAGCTTCCCAATAACAGGCAGACTTTCCATGGGTAGATATGATCTTCTTGTGGTATCCCCTGTAACATCCAATACCGTGGCCAAGATAGTTCATGGTATAGCAGACACACTTGTGACAAACGCCGTGGCCCAGGCAGGTAAGGGGGGAGTGCCGGTATACTGCGTCCCGGTGGACCTTGAGGAGGGGGACGTTGAAACGGTCCTCCCATCAAAACTTGAACTTGAAATCTGCAGGAGATGCGAGCAGTGCCTTGCCGCAGCGGCATGTCCCGGGGACGCCATAGTGCCAGGGTTTGAGATAAGGCTCCTCAAGTGCAGGGGCTGCGGTCTGTGTCAGAGCTCATGTCCATATGGCGCCGTCTCAGGCGGGAGGATAATAACCATACACATGAGAGAGGTGGACATCAGAAACACAGAGAGGCTCTCCTCAATGGAGGGTATAACCGTGTTTGATGGGCCCGGAGAGATTCTAAAGACCCTCTGA
- the glyA gene encoding serine hydroxymethyltransferase, which translates to MVSNQDYTERIRDLMKDHNSWMESSINLIASENITSSRVKEALISDLSHRYAEGLPGERLYEGCRYIDEIEEITIELSKKLFRAEHANVQPTSGVVANLACFFATADVGDPIMAMEVPYGGHISHAKVSAAGVRGFKIYTHPFDFENMNIDADAMKKKILEVKPRIILFGGSLFLFPHPVEEAVEAAEEVGARIMYDGAHVLGLIAGGYFQDPLREGADMLVGSTHKTFPGPQGGIILCREELADDIDEAVFPGLVSNHHLHHVAGLGIATAEMLEFGSQYAAQTIRNAKKLAENLNELGFNVLCEHLDFTESHQVVMDVSDIGRAAEISKKLEANNIILNKNLLPWDDVNSSDDPSGIRIGTQEITRRGMKEPEMSEVAEYIKKVVIDGRDVKEEVSEFMSSYTKVHYAFEESEAYKYMEIL; encoded by the coding sequence ATGGTCAGCAATCAGGATTATACCGAGAGGATAAGAGATCTCATGAAGGATCATAATAGCTGGATGGAGTCAAGCATCAACCTCATAGCAAGTGAAAATATAACCAGCTCAAGGGTCAAGGAGGCCCTCATCTCCGACCTTTCACACCGCTATGCAGAGGGCCTTCCAGGTGAGAGGCTATATGAGGGATGCAGGTACATAGATGAGATTGAAGAGATCACAATTGAACTCTCAAAGAAACTCTTCAGGGCAGAGCATGCCAATGTCCAGCCAACATCGGGGGTCGTGGCTAATCTCGCCTGCTTCTTTGCAACTGCAGATGTTGGCGACCCCATAATGGCCATGGAGGTCCCATACGGCGGCCACATATCACATGCCAAGGTCAGTGCAGCCGGTGTCAGGGGATTCAAAATATACACCCACCCCTTTGACTTTGAAAACATGAACATAGACGCCGATGCAATGAAGAAGAAGATCCTTGAGGTCAAACCAAGGATAATACTCTTTGGCGGAAGCCTCTTTCTCTTCCCCCACCCTGTGGAGGAGGCTGTTGAGGCCGCAGAGGAGGTGGGTGCGAGGATAATGTACGACGGCGCCCATGTTCTTGGCCTCATCGCGGGCGGTTACTTCCAGGATCCCCTCAGAGAGGGCGCCGATATGCTGGTGGGAAGCACACACAAGACTTTTCCCGGACCCCAGGGTGGCATAATCCTCTGCAGGGAGGAACTTGCAGATGACATAGACGAGGCTGTCTTCCCGGGACTTGTGAGTAACCATCACCTCCACCACGTTGCTGGACTTGGAATAGCAACCGCAGAGATGCTTGAGTTTGGAAGTCAATACGCGGCACAGACAATCAGAAACGCAAAGAAACTCGCAGAGAACCTCAATGAGCTTGGATTCAACGTACTCTGTGAGCATCTCGACTTCACAGAATCCCATCAGGTGGTGATGGATGTATCAGACATTGGCAGGGCCGCCGAAATATCCAAGAAACTCGAGGCTAACAACATAATACTCAACAAGAATCTTCTCCCATGGGACGATGTTAACAGCTCAGACGACCCATCAGGAATAAGGATAGGTACACAGGAGATAACAAGGCGTGGCATGAAGGAGCCAGAGATGTCAGAGGTTGCAGAATACATAAAGAAGGTTGTTATTGATGGTAGGGACGTTAAGGAAGAGGTCTCAGAGTTCATGTCCTCCTATACAAAGGTTCACTACGCCTTTGAGGAGTCAGAGGCCTACAAGTACATGGAGATCCTTTAG
- the hdrA gene encoding H(2):CoB-CoM heterodisulfide ferredoxin reductase subunit HdrA produces the protein MAEEKKETMEEPRIGVYVCHCGVNIGGVVDVEAVRDYAAKLPNVVVARDYKYYCSDPGQLEIQKDIKELGINRVVVAACSPRLHEPTFRRCVEEAGLNQFLFEFANIREHDSWVHMDNPEGATEKAKDLVRMAVAKARLLEPLEASKVSVGDKALVIGGGVAGIQAALDLADMGFKTYMVEKRPSISGRMGQLDKTFPTLDCSMCILAPKMVDVGKHDNIELITYAEVKEVDGYIGNFKVKIEKKPRYIDEDLCTGCGSCVEVCPIEMPNYFDEGIGMTKAVYIPFPQAVPLCATIDKDYCIECMLCDEVCERGAVKHDQEPEEIEIEVGTIIVATGYDPYDPTEKLEYGYGRHTNVITGLELERMINASGPTDGKVLKPSDGEKPKRVAFIHCVGSRDEQIGKPYCSRVCCMYIMKNAQLIKDKMPDTEVTLYYMDIRAFGKGFEEFYKRSQEKYGIKFIRGRPAEIIENPDLTLTVRSEDTLLGKVTEYDYDMVVLGVGLVPPEGAETLRQTIGLSKSADGFLMEAHPKLRPVDTLTDGVYLAGVAQGPKDIPDAVAQASGAAARAAIPMVKGEVEIEPIIAVADSDVCGACEVCIELCPFGAISIEEGHANVNVALCKGCGTCVAACPSGAMDQQHFKTEQIMAQIEAALNEPASK, from the coding sequence ATGGCAGAAGAAAAAAAAGAAACAATGGAAGAACCAAGAATCGGTGTTTACGTCTGCCACTGTGGTGTGAACATCGGCGGTGTGGTCGACGTTGAGGCTGTGAGGGACTACGCTGCGAAACTACCCAACGTTGTGGTTGCAAGGGACTACAAGTACTACTGCTCTGACCCAGGTCAGCTCGAGATACAGAAGGACATCAAGGAACTCGGTATAAACAGGGTAGTTGTGGCTGCATGTTCCCCAAGGCTCCACGAACCAACCTTCAGGAGATGTGTTGAGGAGGCAGGACTAAACCAGTTCCTCTTCGAATTCGCAAACATAAGGGAGCATGACTCATGGGTCCACATGGACAACCCTGAGGGCGCAACAGAAAAGGCCAAGGACCTTGTGAGGATGGCGGTTGCCAAGGCAAGGCTCCTGGAGCCACTCGAGGCATCAAAGGTTAGTGTGGGTGATAAAGCCCTGGTCATTGGTGGAGGGGTTGCAGGTATACAGGCTGCCCTTGACCTGGCCGACATGGGATTCAAGACCTACATGGTTGAAAAGAGGCCAAGCATCTCAGGAAGAATGGGTCAGCTGGACAAAACCTTCCCGACCCTCGACTGTTCGATGTGTATCCTTGCACCAAAAATGGTGGATGTGGGTAAACACGACAACATTGAACTCATAACCTACGCCGAGGTTAAGGAAGTTGATGGTTACATAGGTAACTTCAAGGTCAAAATCGAGAAGAAACCAAGGTACATAGACGAGGACCTCTGTACCGGATGCGGTTCCTGCGTAGAGGTATGCCCAATTGAAATGCCAAACTACTTCGACGAGGGAATCGGTATGACCAAGGCTGTCTACATACCATTCCCACAGGCTGTCCCCCTCTGCGCAACAATCGACAAGGACTACTGTATAGAGTGCATGCTATGTGATGAGGTCTGTGAAAGGGGAGCCGTTAAACACGACCAGGAACCAGAGGAAATCGAAATCGAAGTTGGTACAATAATCGTAGCAACAGGATACGACCCCTACGACCCCACAGAGAAACTCGAATATGGTTACGGCCGACACACCAACGTCATAACAGGTCTTGAACTCGAAAGGATGATCAACGCATCAGGTCCAACCGACGGTAAGGTCCTCAAACCATCAGACGGTGAAAAACCAAAGAGAGTTGCATTCATCCACTGCGTCGGTTCAAGGGACGAACAGATTGGAAAACCCTACTGTTCCCGTGTCTGCTGTATGTACATCATGAAGAACGCGCAGCTCATCAAGGACAAAATGCCTGACACAGAGGTCACACTATACTACATGGACATAAGGGCATTCGGTAAAGGATTCGAGGAATTCTACAAACGCTCACAGGAGAAATACGGAATCAAATTCATAAGGGGACGACCTGCTGAAATCATCGAAAACCCTGACCTCACACTCACAGTGAGATCTGAGGACACACTCCTCGGCAAGGTCACAGAGTACGACTACGACATGGTTGTCCTTGGTGTTGGTCTCGTGCCACCAGAGGGTGCAGAGACACTGAGGCAGACGATCGGTCTATCCAAATCTGCAGACGGCTTCCTCATGGAAGCACACCCAAAACTCAGGCCTGTTGACACACTGACAGACGGTGTGTACCTTGCAGGTGTGGCTCAGGGTCCAAAGGACATCCCTGATGCTGTTGCACAGGCTTCAGGTGCAGCTGCACGTGCAGCAATACCAATGGTTAAGGGTGAAGTGGAAATTGAGCCAATAATCGCAGTTGCAGATTCCGACGTCTGCGGTGCTTGTGAGGTCTGCATTGAGCTATGTCCATTCGGTGCCATAAGCATAGAGGAAGGGCACGCCAACGTCAACGTGGCCCTCTGTAAGGGTTGCGGTACCTGTGTGGCAGCCTGTCCATCAGGTGCAATGGACCAGCAGCACTTCAAAACAGAGCAGATCATGGCTCAGATCGAAGCTGCACTCAACGAACCCGCTTCAAAATAG
- a CDS encoding AEC family transporter, producing MGSFETVLSILILVLTGHVFKVKGILREEDASPLNRIVINLAIPSLIFTSLYRADLSGIADLFLIPLVCITTGALSGAIASLWAERRGLDSRKTWGIIVAAAMMNSGFLGYPVTEGIFGSQGLLRAIFYDTGTTVMFTSLGLILSVISGAEGTAVVKRAATFPPLWAFILGVTFNMMGLPVGIAGTVLGYLAGAAVPLIMISLGLSLNFRFLKDSLAEATFVSALRLIVSPLIAAFIVYLLSFKGLDFSVTVLEASMPSAMLAAVLAIENDLDVDLVSSCIFMSTILCLVSLPLWSIIL from the coding sequence ATGGGCTCGTTTGAAACGGTTCTATCCATACTGATACTTGTACTCACAGGCCATGTATTTAAAGTGAAGGGCATACTGCGGGAGGAGGATGCATCACCCCTCAACAGGATTGTCATAAACCTTGCAATACCCTCACTGATATTCACGTCACTCTACAGGGCCGACTTGAGTGGAATAGCGGACCTCTTTCTGATACCACTGGTCTGTATAACCACCGGGGCATTATCTGGAGCCATAGCGTCCCTGTGGGCAGAAAGGAGGGGTCTGGATTCCAGGAAAACCTGGGGGATAATTGTTGCCGCGGCGATGATGAATTCAGGTTTCCTGGGTTACCCTGTAACTGAGGGAATATTCGGATCTCAGGGTCTTTTGAGGGCAATATTCTATGATACAGGTACAACAGTTATGTTCACATCCCTTGGACTCATACTGTCAGTTATTTCAGGGGCTGAGGGGACTGCAGTCGTTAAAAGGGCAGCCACCTTCCCACCCCTCTGGGCATTCATACTGGGGGTTACCTTCAACATGATGGGATTACCTGTGGGAATTGCAGGTACGGTTCTTGGCTATCTAGCCGGTGCAGCGGTTCCCCTCATAATGATTTCACTTGGTCTTTCACTGAACTTCAGGTTCCTGAAGGATTCGCTGGCTGAGGCTACATTTGTGAGTGCCCTGAGGCTCATAGTATCCCCTCTTATTGCCGCATTTATCGTTTACCTCTTATCATTTAAGGGTCTGGACTTCTCTGTAACGGTCCTTGAGGCATCAATGCCCTCGGCCATGCTTGCAGCGGTACTTGCAATTGAGAATGACCTTGACGTAGACCTTGTATCATCGTGCATATTCATGAGCACAATACTGTGTCTCGTGTCACTGCCATTATGGTCCATCATACTCTAA